A genomic window from Microbacterium sp. H1-D42 includes:
- a CDS encoding DUF998 domain-containing protein produces MSSRLRRTFESVSDALRRPARTTEALETIAVLVGAAVLVIGFLVSLLLFWGTELSISGSGSIGVYAAGGGAIVAAIAFVLGRVAVRPARSDHRGRGVQRGGGVHLRWYDLVAIAVAYASVALLGWLGIAQLLELSFIGAPVYAFPGAVLVGVAFALTAYVAFLGSASLTPMSLSLALAIFLVIGAFSSMLESSDPGWWRNNLSALGMTSNQAAPAFNLTLIVSGVMITTIARYATAGLPVDTPLQRRRRTQVRAGLVLVGVLLACVGVFPVDRFFLLHNTFATGMAVIYAVVVCALPWMLPTLPRVFFAVGYVFVAVIVLLGVFFATGYYNLTAVELIAGILIFTWIILFLRTAGAVSESRISSPESQESASERGNRASESQNLT; encoded by the coding sequence ATGTCGAGTCGGCTGCGTCGCACGTTCGAGAGCGTGTCGGATGCCCTGCGCCGGCCCGCCCGCACGACGGAGGCGCTCGAGACGATCGCCGTGCTCGTCGGGGCGGCGGTCCTGGTCATCGGCTTCCTCGTATCGCTCCTCTTGTTCTGGGGGACCGAGCTCTCGATCAGCGGATCCGGCTCCATCGGCGTGTACGCAGCGGGAGGCGGAGCGATCGTGGCGGCGATCGCCTTCGTGCTCGGGCGGGTGGCCGTGCGCCCCGCGCGCTCCGACCACCGTGGGCGAGGCGTGCAACGCGGGGGAGGTGTGCACCTGCGGTGGTACGACCTTGTCGCCATCGCCGTCGCCTACGCCTCGGTCGCGCTGCTGGGCTGGCTCGGCATCGCGCAGCTGCTCGAGCTGAGCTTCATCGGCGCACCGGTGTACGCGTTCCCTGGCGCTGTGCTCGTCGGAGTGGCGTTCGCCCTCACGGCTTACGTGGCGTTCCTCGGTTCGGCCTCTCTCACACCGATGTCGCTTTCGCTGGCGCTGGCGATCTTCCTCGTGATCGGCGCGTTCTCCAGCATGCTCGAATCCAGTGACCCCGGCTGGTGGCGCAACAACCTCTCGGCGCTGGGCATGACGAGCAATCAGGCCGCGCCCGCGTTCAACCTCACCCTCATCGTCTCGGGCGTCATGATCACCACGATCGCCCGCTATGCGACGGCCGGACTCCCGGTGGACACGCCGCTGCAGCGTCGACGTCGCACCCAGGTGCGCGCGGGACTGGTGCTGGTCGGCGTCCTGCTGGCCTGCGTCGGCGTCTTCCCTGTCGACCGGTTCTTCCTGCTGCACAACACCTTCGCCACCGGCATGGCGGTCATCTACGCCGTCGTCGTATGCGCGCTGCCGTGGATGCTGCCGACGCTGCCGCGGGTGTTCTTCGCCGTCGGCTACGTCTTCGTCGCCGTGATCGTGCTGCTGGGCGTCTTCTTCGCCACCGGCTACTACAACCTCACCGCGGTCGAGCTGATCGCCGGCATCCTCATCTTCACCTGGATCATCCTGTTCCTGCGCACCGCCGGTGCGGTCTCCGAATCGCGAATCTCGTCTCCGGAATCGCAAGAATCAGCATCCGAACGCGGCAATCGGGCATCCGAATCGCAAAACTTAACCTGA
- a CDS encoding GNAT family N-acetyltransferase, which yields MADALLPHRTERLQLRFHEERDAADLLRVYSREDVALYLLEEPWTAEQTAERLAKRITRRTLFDEPHSLSLVIQDERGRYVGDLALWLTDVEHRQAEIGWVRDPEHPGRGYVTEAASALIRMAFTQLDVHRIAAQMDARNDASAALARRLGFRFEGHMIEDLYCKGEYTDTFVFGMLARDLPAT from the coding sequence ATGGCTGACGCGCTCCTTCCTCACCGCACCGAACGCCTGCAGCTGCGCTTTCACGAAGAGCGCGACGCCGCCGACCTGCTGCGGGTGTACAGCCGAGAAGACGTCGCGCTGTACCTGCTCGAAGAGCCGTGGACGGCTGAGCAGACCGCCGAGCGTCTCGCGAAGCGCATCACGCGACGCACGCTGTTCGACGAGCCGCACTCGCTGTCGCTGGTCATCCAGGACGAGCGCGGCCGATACGTCGGCGATCTCGCGCTGTGGCTGACCGACGTTGAGCACCGGCAGGCTGAGATCGGCTGGGTGCGCGACCCTGAGCACCCAGGCCGGGGCTATGTCACCGAGGCGGCGTCGGCACTGATCAGGATGGCGTTCACGCAGCTCGACGTGCACCGCATCGCGGCGCAGATGGATGCCCGAAATGATGCCAGCGCGGCGCTCGCACGCAGACTCGGATTCCGGTTCGAGGGCCACATGATCGAGGACCTCTACTGCAAGGGCGAGTACACGGACACATTCGTGTTCGGCATGCTCGCGAGGGATCTGCCTGCGACATAG
- a CDS encoding amidase, whose amino-acid sequence MADLHDLTATEQLVALRNGETTPVDLVSHYLDRVTRLNSRLGAFVEVTASGARGRASHLQRTAPDRPLWGLPFADKDLVARAGVPTRFGSRLHLGFVPDATADAAAVLDEAGGVSLGKTNTPEFGLTGYTESLVAPPARDPWNPDNGAGGSSGGAAAAVAAGLLPLAPASDGGGSIRIPAATVGIVGIKPSRGRVPYASGMDSPAGLPVAGPIARTVADAALLLDVQTSGRRYAYATQAPGAGPFVEALHRPMAFARIGVTTVSPWDDAEDIRLYPAAARAVEVAAAMLSDAGHGVDPLDWRPRGYAEMFTTIWRMSAARMKLSDAELALVEPITAWLVREGRALSGTQVLDALAAASAFERDTISAFAPFDVVLTPALAMPPLPVGSFDRTDAARNFSQQVRYAPYSSFVNVAGLPALVLPVTTDVSGHPVCVQLIGRPGGEAGLIALAAALEKQAGAMPKPAIWRH is encoded by the coding sequence ATGGCCGATCTGCACGACCTCACCGCAACTGAGCAACTGGTGGCGCTGCGCAACGGCGAGACGACGCCGGTCGATCTCGTCAGCCACTATCTCGATCGCGTCACCCGTCTGAACAGCCGTCTTGGGGCGTTCGTGGAAGTCACCGCGTCTGGAGCCCGCGGCCGCGCCTCGCATCTGCAGCGCACCGCGCCCGACCGGCCGCTGTGGGGTCTGCCGTTCGCCGACAAGGACCTCGTGGCCCGCGCCGGCGTGCCGACGCGCTTCGGATCGCGCCTGCACCTCGGCTTCGTTCCGGATGCCACCGCCGACGCCGCCGCCGTGCTCGACGAGGCCGGCGGCGTCAGTCTCGGCAAGACCAACACCCCCGAATTCGGACTCACCGGCTACACCGAGTCGCTGGTCGCGCCGCCCGCACGCGATCCCTGGAACCCCGACAACGGCGCAGGCGGATCCAGCGGCGGCGCAGCGGCAGCCGTGGCGGCGGGTCTGCTGCCACTGGCGCCGGCCTCTGATGGCGGCGGATCGATCCGCATCCCGGCCGCGACGGTCGGCATCGTGGGCATCAAGCCGTCTCGCGGGCGGGTGCCGTACGCGTCGGGCATGGACAGCCCCGCAGGCCTGCCTGTCGCCGGCCCCATCGCACGCACGGTGGCGGATGCCGCCCTGCTGCTGGACGTGCAGACCTCAGGGCGTCGGTACGCATACGCGACGCAGGCGCCTGGCGCCGGCCCGTTCGTCGAGGCGCTGCATCGGCCGATGGCCTTCGCCCGCATCGGCGTGACCACCGTGTCGCCCTGGGACGACGCCGAGGACATCCGTCTGTACCCTGCGGCGGCGCGTGCGGTCGAGGTGGCGGCGGCGATGCTGTCGGATGCCGGGCACGGCGTCGATCCGCTGGATTGGCGTCCGCGCGGGTATGCCGAGATGTTCACGACGATCTGGCGCATGAGCGCCGCACGGATGAAGCTGTCGGACGCAGAGCTCGCGCTGGTCGAGCCCATCACGGCGTGGCTGGTGCGTGAGGGCCGCGCCCTGAGCGGCACGCAGGTGCTGGACGCGCTCGCCGCGGCATCCGCCTTCGAGCGGGACACGATCTCGGCCTTCGCACCGTTCGACGTCGTGCTCACCCCTGCCCTGGCGATGCCCCCGCTGCCGGTCGGCTCCTTCGACCGCACCGACGCCGCCCGCAACTTCTCGCAGCAGGTGCGGTACGCGCCGTACAGCAGCTTCGTGAATGTAGCGGGCCTTCCGGCGCTCGTGCTGCCGGTGACGACCGACGTGTCGGGGCATCCGGTGTGCGTGCAGCTGATCGGCAGGCCAGGCGGCGAGGCGGGCCTCATCGCGCTCGCCGCGGCGCTCGAGAAGCAGGCGGGTGCGATGCCGAAGCCCGCGATCTGGCGCCACTGA
- a CDS encoding HAD-IA family hydrolase — translation MTTTLRARAVLLDMDGTLVDSTAVVERLWLQWAEPHGLDPAFVLDVVHGRQGHQSMAIMLPERDHAINLIENQQMLDRETGDVEGVVAIGGAQQLLDALARHPHAIVTSADVALMTARMDAAGLPIPELRVTAESVSASKPHPEGFLKAAAMLGIDPADCVVFEDSGAGIQAGRAAGMTVIGVGRHAAAHNPTLAVPDLTHVTITEAEDGFELTVEAP, via the coding sequence ATGACCACCACCCTTCGCGCCCGCGCCGTTCTGCTCGACATGGACGGCACCCTCGTCGACTCGACGGCGGTGGTCGAGCGGCTCTGGCTGCAGTGGGCGGAGCCGCACGGGCTGGACCCGGCGTTCGTGCTCGACGTCGTGCATGGCAGGCAGGGGCATCAGAGCATGGCGATCATGCTGCCCGAGCGCGACCACGCGATCAACCTGATCGAGAATCAGCAGATGCTCGACCGCGAGACCGGTGATGTCGAGGGCGTCGTCGCCATCGGCGGGGCGCAGCAGCTGCTGGATGCACTGGCCCGGCATCCGCACGCCATCGTGACGTCGGCGGACGTCGCGCTGATGACAGCGCGGATGGATGCCGCCGGTCTGCCGATCCCCGAGCTGCGCGTCACGGCCGAGAGCGTCTCGGCATCGAAACCGCACCCGGAGGGCTTCCTGAAGGCCGCGGCGATGCTCGGCATCGACCCGGCAGACTGCGTGGTCTTCGAGGATTCGGGCGCCGGCATCCAGGCCGGACGCGCCGCAGGCATGACCGTGATCGGCGTCGGACGTCACGCTGCAGCGCACAACCCGACCCTCGCGGTGCCCGACCTGACGCACGTCACGATCACCGAGGCGGAGGACGGTTTCGAGCTGACGGTAGAGGCGCCCTGA
- a CDS encoding Lrp/AsnC family transcriptional regulator has translation MSEMDATDHAILAELRRDARASMTAIAEAVHISRAGAHARIKRLADLGVITGYTVRTDPVQLGHHASAYVMLAIEQATWQDVQARLRAIPEVEHMALVGGDFDVILLVRASDARDLRRIVLEDIQAIPSIRSTRTTLIFEDFTRE, from the coding sequence ATGAGCGAGATGGATGCCACGGATCACGCGATCCTCGCCGAGCTGCGCCGCGACGCGCGGGCGTCGATGACCGCCATCGCCGAGGCGGTGCACATCTCGCGCGCCGGCGCGCACGCCCGGATCAAGCGGCTCGCCGACCTCGGGGTGATCACCGGATACACCGTGCGCACCGATCCGGTGCAGCTCGGCCACCACGCCTCGGCCTACGTCATGCTCGCCATCGAGCAGGCGACCTGGCAGGACGTGCAGGCGCGCTTGCGGGCGATCCCCGAGGTCGAGCACATGGCTCTCGTCGGCGGCGATTTCGACGTCATCCTGCTCGTGCGCGCCAGCGACGCCCGTGACCTTCGCCGCATCGTGCTGGAGGACATCCAGGCGATCCCGTCGATCCGCTCGACCCGCACCACCCTGATCTTCGAGGACTTCACACGGGAGTGA
- the pdhA gene encoding pyruvate dehydrogenase (acetyl-transferring) E1 component subunit alpha, with translation MQDHLLPRDVPVCLIEKDGTARGDAQYRMPDADHLLDAYRALVEGRRINDQASALVRQGRLAVYPSSHGQEACQVAASLVLGERDWLFPTYRDSVAVMGRGVSPADAMVLLAGDWHSGYDPAEHRVAPQSTPLATQLLHAVGFAQAAKHRGEDTVVLALCGDGATSEGDFHEAMNFAAVFHVPVVFFVQNNEFAISVPLSRQTASPSLAHKAIGYGMPGQRVDGNDVAAVLAVLGEAVDRARAGGGPSLVEAHTYRMQAHTNADDDTRYRERDEVRAWIDRDPLTRMRAYLTASGALDAHAEEQIAAGAETIAAELRAALNADAELDPEDLFRFVTAKRSPQLEEQWELLRGEIARAAASDMSTAGGSR, from the coding sequence ATGCAAGACCACCTGCTCCCCCGCGATGTCCCGGTCTGCCTCATCGAGAAGGACGGCACGGCCCGAGGCGATGCGCAGTATCGGATGCCCGATGCCGACCATCTGCTGGATGCGTACCGTGCGCTCGTCGAGGGCCGCCGCATCAACGACCAGGCCAGCGCGCTCGTGCGCCAGGGCCGGCTCGCGGTGTACCCGTCCTCGCACGGGCAGGAGGCGTGCCAGGTCGCAGCCTCGCTCGTGCTGGGCGAGCGCGATTGGCTGTTCCCCACCTACCGCGACTCGGTCGCCGTGATGGGGCGCGGCGTCAGCCCTGCCGATGCCATGGTGCTGCTCGCCGGCGATTGGCACTCCGGCTACGACCCCGCCGAGCATCGCGTCGCCCCGCAGTCCACTCCCCTGGCCACTCAGCTGCTGCACGCGGTCGGCTTTGCGCAGGCCGCGAAGCACCGCGGCGAAGACACCGTCGTGCTCGCACTGTGCGGCGACGGTGCGACCAGCGAGGGCGATTTCCACGAGGCGATGAACTTCGCCGCCGTCTTCCACGTGCCGGTGGTGTTCTTTGTGCAGAACAACGAGTTCGCGATCTCGGTGCCACTCTCGCGGCAGACTGCATCGCCGTCGCTCGCGCACAAGGCGATCGGCTACGGCATGCCGGGGCAGCGTGTCGACGGCAATGACGTCGCCGCGGTGTTGGCGGTGTTGGGTGAAGCCGTGGACCGTGCCCGCGCCGGCGGCGGACCGTCGCTGGTCGAAGCGCACACCTATCGGATGCAGGCGCACACCAACGCCGATGACGACACCCGCTACCGCGAACGCGACGAGGTGCGGGCGTGGATCGATCGCGATCCGCTCACCCGCATGCGCGCGTACCTGACCGCGTCCGGTGCTCTCGACGCGCACGCCGAGGAGCAGATCGCGGCCGGTGCCGAGACGATCGCCGCCGAGCTGCGCGCCGCGCTGAACGCCGACGCTGAGCTCGACCCCGAAGACCTGTTCCGCTTCGTCACCGCGAAGCGCTCCCCGCAGCTCGAGGAGCAATGGGAGCTGCTGCGCGGCGAGATCGCCCGTGCGGCAGCATCCGATATGTCCACGGCAGGAGGATCACGATGA
- a CDS encoding alpha-ketoacid dehydrogenase subunit beta has protein sequence MTIAHDDFRLDAAAPTMQTMTMAAALNLALADAIREDSNVVVFGEDVGALGGVFRITDGLTERFGEERCFDTPLAESGIVGTAVGMAMNGMRPVIEMQFDAFALPAFEQIVSHVAKIGNRTRGSMRMPLVIRIPFGGGIGGVEHHCDSSEAYYAHTPGLTVVSPSTPQDAYSMLRAAIASPDPVIFLEPKKLYWSKGEVDTSLTHDLGTARIAREGTDVTVLAYAAMVPVALEAAEIAASEGRSVQVIDVRSLSPFDDKLVTAAVRATGRAVVVAEAPGYVSVASEIQARVFERCFEYLEAPVRRVTGFDTPFAPPKLEHFYLPDADRILDAIDSLHFTESDEES, from the coding sequence ATGACCATCGCCCACGACGACTTTCGGCTTGACGCCGCAGCGCCGACCATGCAGACGATGACCATGGCCGCAGCGCTCAATCTCGCTCTGGCCGACGCGATCCGCGAGGACTCGAACGTCGTCGTGTTCGGCGAGGACGTCGGCGCACTCGGAGGCGTGTTCCGGATCACCGACGGACTCACCGAGCGGTTCGGCGAAGAGCGCTGTTTCGACACGCCCCTGGCCGAATCGGGCATCGTCGGCACCGCGGTCGGCATGGCCATGAACGGCATGCGACCCGTGATCGAGATGCAGTTCGACGCGTTCGCGCTGCCCGCCTTCGAGCAGATCGTCAGTCACGTCGCCAAGATCGGCAACCGCACCAGAGGGTCGATGCGGATGCCACTGGTGATCCGCATCCCGTTCGGCGGCGGCATCGGCGGCGTCGAGCACCACTGCGACTCGTCCGAGGCGTACTACGCGCACACCCCTGGGCTCACGGTCGTGTCGCCTTCCACTCCGCAGGATGCGTACTCGATGCTGCGTGCGGCGATCGCCTCGCCCGACCCGGTGATCTTCCTCGAGCCGAAGAAGCTGTACTGGTCGAAGGGTGAGGTCGACACCTCGCTGACACACGACCTCGGCACGGCCCGCATCGCCCGCGAGGGAACGGATGTCACGGTGCTCGCCTACGCCGCCATGGTGCCTGTGGCCCTGGAGGCCGCCGAGATCGCGGCCTCCGAGGGACGCAGCGTGCAGGTGATCGACGTGCGCTCGCTGTCGCCGTTCGACGACAAGCTGGTGACGGCCGCTGTCCGCGCGACCGGACGCGCAGTGGTCGTCGCCGAGGCGCCAGGGTACGTCAGCGTCGCGAGCGAGATCCAGGCGCGGGTGTTCGAGCGCTGCTTCGAGTACCTCGAGGCGCCGGTGCGGCGCGTGACCGGATTCGACACCCCTTTCGCCCCGCCGAAGCTCGAGCACTTCTACCTGCCGGATGCGGACCGCATCCTGGATGCCATCGACTCGCTGCACTTCACTGAAAGTGATGAGGAATCGTGA
- a CDS encoding dihydrolipoamide acetyltransferase family protein — translation MSTATTQVFRLPDLGEGLTEAGLVQWLVQVGDEVHIDQAIAEVETAKSVVELPSPYAGVVTALHGEPGEMLEVGAPVLEVDSSSVPGSAPAAEPAEKPELVEKPELVEKPELAEKEAYRAEERAGASGNVLIGYGTKERVGAGRRRARTASLPPKQGAQSPSAPDAVERTTPAREQPVHSSTARAVDESTPRRTVAVRSPLVRRLARELGIDVQTITGSGSDGAITRGDVVRAAVDSAVNGVAASTAFAVPAAVSGSPASASPAPTAGSTVDALTVTSREKLSPLRKAVSAKLTRSRSEIPDATVWVDVDATRLWQLRAEMASDGERAPSLTALVARFTLLALAEYPLLASRLSDDAGEIISFDGVNLGVAADTARGLMVPVIPRAHELSVDELDAQLRELAESARSGGMPPERLRGSTFTLNNYGSLGVDGSSAIINHPDVAILGIGRMIERPWVVDGSIVPRRIAQLSLVFDHRVCDGGYAAGFLRRVAQLIEHPLRAYGQI, via the coding sequence GTGAGCACCGCGACGACGCAGGTGTTCCGGCTACCCGATCTCGGCGAGGGGCTCACCGAGGCCGGCCTCGTGCAGTGGCTGGTGCAGGTGGGCGATGAAGTCCACATCGACCAGGCGATCGCCGAGGTCGAGACCGCGAAGAGCGTCGTCGAGCTGCCCTCGCCGTACGCCGGTGTCGTGACGGCACTGCACGGCGAACCAGGCGAGATGCTCGAGGTAGGTGCGCCGGTGCTCGAGGTGGACTCCTCGTCTGTGCCTGGATCTGCACCCGCGGCTGAACCAGCCGAGAAGCCCGAGCTCGTTGAGAAGCCCGAGCTCGTTGAAAAGCCCGAGCTCGCCGAGAAGGAGGCGTACCGGGCTGAGGAGCGCGCCGGCGCCTCTGGCAACGTGCTGATCGGCTACGGCACGAAGGAGCGCGTCGGCGCCGGCCGTCGGCGGGCCCGAACGGCGTCCCTGCCGCCGAAACAGGGCGCGCAATCGCCGAGTGCACCGGATGCTGTCGAGCGCACGACTCCGGCACGTGAACAGCCCGTGCATTCGTCGACTGCCCGTGCTGTCGACGAATCGACGCCGCGCAGGACGGTCGCCGTGCGGTCGCCCTTGGTGCGGCGGCTCGCGCGCGAGCTCGGCATCGATGTGCAGACGATCACCGGGTCGGGTTCGGACGGGGCGATCACCCGCGGAGACGTGGTGCGCGCGGCTGTGGACAGCGCCGTGAACGGGGTGGCCGCGTCGACAGCGTTCGCGGTACCTGCGGCCGTGTCCGGCTCCCCAGCATCCGCCTCCCCGGCACCGACCGCCGGCTCGACCGTGGATGCCCTCACGGTCACCTCCCGCGAGAAGCTCAGCCCGCTGCGCAAGGCGGTCAGCGCGAAGCTGACCCGCAGCCGCTCCGAGATCCCCGATGCGACGGTCTGGGTCGATGTCGATGCCACCCGGCTCTGGCAGCTGCGCGCGGAGATGGCGTCCGACGGCGAGCGCGCACCGTCGCTGACCGCATTGGTCGCGCGGTTCACGCTGCTCGCGCTGGCCGAGTACCCGCTGCTGGCGTCACGACTCAGCGATGACGCGGGCGAGATCATCTCATTCGACGGCGTGAACCTGGGCGTGGCTGCAGATACCGCGCGCGGTCTGATGGTGCCGGTCATCCCCCGCGCTCACGAGCTGTCTGTCGACGAGCTCGACGCGCAGCTGCGGGAGCTGGCCGAGTCCGCGCGCTCGGGCGGCATGCCGCCCGAGCGCCTGCGCGGATCGACCTTCACTCTGAACAACTACGGCAGTCTCGGTGTCGACGGGTCGTCGGCGATCATCAACCACCCCGATGTCGCGATCCTTGGTATCGGCCGCATGATCGAGCGTCCGTGGGTGGTCGACGGAAGCATCGTGCCGCGCCGCATCGCGCAGCTGTCGCTGGTGTTCGACCACCGCGTGTGCGACGGCGGATACGCCGCAGGGTTCCTGCGGAGGGTGGCACAGTTGATCGAGCATCCGCTGCGCGCCTACGGTCAGATCTGA
- a CDS encoding acetyl-CoA C-acyltransferase, translating to MTDAFLVGGARTAVGRYGGALSGVRADDLAALVVRAAVDRAGIPEDAIDDVILGSANQAGEDNRNVARMAALLAGLPDEIPGITVNRLCASGMSAIAMAAQAIRAGDADLMVAGGVESMTRAPWVQAKPDRAWGKPGAAFDTAIGWRFTNPRFLERDKATYSMPETAEEVARRDGITREDADAFALASQQKAVAAVDAGRFADEIVAVPTRAGDFAVDEGPRRDTSLQALAALRPVVPGGTVVTAGNASTLNDGASAVVVASGEAVRRYGLTPRARIVTSTTAALAPEIMGLGPVPATEKALKRSGLDLSAIGAVELNEAFATQSLASIRRLGLDPDIVNRDGGAIALGHPLGSSGSRIVITLMGRMERENAGLGLASMCVGVGQGTAMILERVA from the coding sequence ATGACGGACGCTTTTCTCGTCGGCGGTGCCCGCACCGCGGTGGGCCGCTACGGCGGTGCCCTCTCAGGTGTGCGTGCCGATGATCTCGCGGCGCTGGTCGTGCGGGCGGCGGTGGACCGCGCCGGCATCCCTGAGGACGCCATTGATGACGTGATCCTGGGCTCCGCCAACCAGGCCGGTGAGGACAACCGCAATGTCGCGCGGATGGCCGCGCTGCTGGCTGGACTGCCCGATGAGATTCCCGGCATCACCGTGAACCGGCTGTGCGCGTCGGGAATGTCGGCGATCGCGATGGCCGCGCAGGCGATCCGCGCGGGTGACGCCGATCTGATGGTCGCCGGTGGCGTCGAGTCGATGACCCGCGCGCCCTGGGTGCAGGCCAAACCCGACCGCGCGTGGGGGAAGCCCGGCGCGGCGTTCGACACGGCGATCGGGTGGCGATTCACCAACCCGAGATTCCTCGAGCGCGACAAGGCGACGTACTCGATGCCTGAGACGGCCGAAGAGGTCGCGCGTCGGGACGGCATCACGCGAGAGGATGCTGACGCCTTCGCCCTGGCGAGTCAGCAGAAGGCTGTCGCGGCGGTGGATGCTGGGCGCTTCGCCGACGAGATCGTCGCCGTGCCCACGCGGGCAGGTGACTTCGCCGTCGATGAGGGGCCACGGCGCGACACGAGTCTGCAGGCGCTCGCTGCGCTGCGCCCAGTCGTACCGGGCGGGACCGTGGTCACCGCCGGCAACGCCAGCACCCTCAACGATGGCGCCTCGGCCGTGGTCGTCGCCAGCGGCGAGGCCGTGCGCCGGTACGGTCTGACGCCGCGCGCCCGGATCGTGACGTCCACGACCGCAGCGCTGGCCCCCGAGATCATGGGCCTTGGCCCGGTGCCGGCCACCGAGAAGGCGCTGAAGCGCAGCGGTCTCGATCTGTCGGCGATCGGCGCCGTGGAGCTCAACGAGGCGTTCGCGACGCAGTCGCTGGCATCCATCCGCCGCCTCGGCCTCGACCCCGACATCGTCAACCGCGACGGCGGGGCGATCGCCCTCGGCCACCCGCTCGGCTCCAGCGGCAGCCGCATCGTGATCACCCTGATGGGCCGCATGGAGCGCGAGAACGCCGGTCTCGGCCTGGCATCCATGTGCGTGGGCGTCGGCCAGGGCACGGCCATGATCCTGGAGCGGGTGGCATGA